A window of the Listeria swaminathanii genome harbors these coding sequences:
- a CDS encoding BglG family transcription antiterminator, with the protein MGYFAYKRLETLYGMLLDAGSHLSAQKLSQDLHISERTIRTDIAKLTEFLENHGATITLTRGAGYKIEILDPTVFQAFQAEKNKPKNADYFDLDNPEERVKYEIFLLLSSADYIKLEDLADTIFASRATISNDMKQVRKVIAAYDLTLVSKPGSGVKIIGEEEKMRYALTALIASKNAPESYLETFFEWHKQKDKLQKLMTAVTDYFFATNIRFTDEALQNLLLHMMILVERIELGHTLEQFELTDVSEEEIAIAAKLATILESLFEIEIADADKNYLLLQIASKRILNVEDKEISEFDDYAYIEGMLNRIESHYFYHLQDDLQLKKDLVAHIHSMLYRVKYHMTVKNPMTEHIKRYYPLAYEITLDAVESLKKDYPYDINQNELAYLALHIGASLERNYQISYYRHKSALIVCGSGFGTARIVEAKVKSAVSNLDITKVVSIQEYNRFIHIEEDIILSTVRIPEKNKPVIKISNIPTNEELKMLGAIIQEQTDPNRGFLSNFFTADFFARSSMTNKAAILEEMVDSLQRQNIVGEDYLRSVLEREKLGSTVLGTGIAIPHPLGLMAKETKIVIRILDKPIKWDQKQSVRAVFLLCISKNDYEEAINIYELLVELVREEYGEKLSGLSDFYGFTALANDILKKK; encoded by the coding sequence ATGGGATATTTCGCTTATAAACGTTTGGAAACACTATATGGCATGCTCCTTGATGCGGGTAGCCACTTATCAGCTCAGAAACTCAGCCAAGATTTACATATTTCCGAACGAACGATACGAACGGACATTGCGAAACTAACCGAATTTCTCGAAAATCACGGGGCAACCATAACGCTTACTCGAGGCGCGGGTTACAAAATCGAAATCCTTGATCCGACCGTTTTTCAAGCTTTTCAGGCCGAGAAAAACAAACCGAAAAACGCTGATTATTTTGACTTAGATAATCCTGAAGAACGCGTGAAATACGAGATTTTCTTGTTACTATCAAGCGCCGACTATATTAAATTGGAAGACTTGGCAGATACGATTTTTGCTAGCCGTGCAACCATTTCCAATGATATGAAGCAAGTTCGAAAAGTTATTGCGGCGTACGATTTAACGCTTGTCTCTAAACCAGGTAGCGGCGTGAAAATTATCGGAGAAGAAGAAAAAATGCGCTATGCCCTAACCGCGCTAATTGCTTCCAAAAATGCCCCAGAATCCTATTTAGAAACATTTTTCGAATGGCACAAACAAAAAGACAAACTGCAAAAATTAATGACAGCTGTGACCGATTATTTTTTTGCGACCAATATTCGTTTCACAGACGAAGCGCTTCAAAACTTACTTTTACATATGATGATTTTAGTGGAACGAATTGAACTTGGGCATACGTTGGAACAGTTTGAATTAACGGACGTTAGTGAAGAAGAAATCGCGATTGCCGCTAAATTAGCTACTATTTTAGAATCACTTTTCGAAATAGAGATTGCCGACGCAGACAAAAATTATTTACTTCTCCAAATCGCCAGCAAACGAATCCTGAACGTAGAAGATAAAGAAATTAGCGAATTTGACGATTATGCGTATATTGAAGGCATGTTGAACCGCATTGAGTCACATTATTTTTATCATTTACAGGATGACTTGCAGTTGAAAAAGGATCTTGTTGCCCATATTCATTCGATGTTATACCGTGTGAAATACCATATGACTGTCAAAAATCCAATGACGGAGCACATTAAACGCTATTACCCTTTAGCTTACGAAATCACGCTTGATGCAGTAGAATCACTAAAAAAAGACTACCCATATGACATTAATCAAAATGAATTAGCTTATTTGGCGCTTCATATCGGGGCATCTTTAGAGCGAAATTATCAAATCTCTTACTATCGTCATAAATCGGCTTTAATTGTCTGTGGGTCAGGTTTTGGAACGGCGCGAATTGTGGAAGCGAAAGTGAAGTCGGCAGTGAGCAATCTCGACATTACAAAAGTTGTTTCGATTCAAGAATATAACCGTTTTATCCATATTGAAGAAGATATCATTCTTTCCACCGTTAGAATACCTGAGAAAAACAAGCCAGTCATCAAAATCAGCAACATCCCAACAAATGAAGAATTAAAAATGCTCGGGGCGATTATTCAAGAACAAACGGATCCTAACCGCGGCTTTCTATCGAATTTCTTCACGGCCGATTTTTTTGCCAGAAGCAGTATGACAAACAAAGCAGCAATTTTAGAAGAAATGGTCGACTCATTGCAGCGGCAAAATATTGTTGGCGAGGACTACCTGCGCTCGGTTCTTGAACGTGAAAAACTAGGCTCGACTGTACTCGGAACCGGTATAGCAATCCCGCATCCACTCGGACTAATGGCGAAAGAAACGAAAATCGTTATTCGGATATTAGATAAACCAATCAAATGGGATCAAAAACAATCTGTACGCGCCGTGTTTTTGTTATGTATTAGTAAAAATGACTATGAAGAAGCCATTAATATCTATGAGTTACTTGTGGAATTAGTGCGCGAAGAATACGGTGAAAAACTTTCAGGACTTTCCGATTTTTATGGATTCACTGCATTAGCAAATGATATATTGAAGAAAAAGTAA
- a CDS encoding PTS fructose transporter subunit IIC: MKGKLNEAKDHLMSGISYALPVIIAGSLVVAVAKLIGIIGGVTNLDAYADASGFYHYVYLFQNVGWAAIGLLNLVLAGYIAYSIAGKPALAAGFVGGVLATSTNAGFLGAVVAGFFAGWLTNWVKKHVRITGPAASSLPLIILPLITVGATGILMSLILGGPLGWLNQTLLDWVTEMCKNDTNVIILALILGAMIGFDLGGPVNKAAWMAGNALFMSGIYLPSIMINVAICIPPLGYGIATLLRKKNYSTTFKEAGNGALIMGLIGVTEGAIPFTLRSPGKLIPLNVIACAIGSAVTMGLGAYVKMPPIGGMYGFFTIGNGWAYLVGGLVGAFIIGICANLFVNFTEEETAAADDVLDDIDISFDEIEIK, from the coding sequence ATGAAAGGGAAATTAAACGAAGCAAAAGACCATTTAATGTCGGGAATATCGTATGCACTGCCGGTCATTATTGCAGGGTCGCTTGTTGTAGCTGTTGCAAAATTAATTGGGATTATTGGTGGCGTTACAAATCTAGATGCTTACGCTGACGCAAGTGGATTTTATCATTACGTTTACTTATTTCAAAATGTAGGTTGGGCGGCAATTGGCTTACTTAACTTAGTACTCGCTGGATATATTGCTTATTCGATCGCTGGAAAACCGGCGCTTGCTGCTGGTTTTGTCGGTGGGGTCTTGGCTACAAGTACAAATGCTGGTTTCTTAGGTGCTGTGGTTGCTGGTTTCTTCGCCGGTTGGTTAACAAACTGGGTGAAAAAACATGTTCGTATCACTGGACCGGCTGCTAGTTCTTTACCACTAATTATTTTGCCACTTATTACGGTTGGTGCCACGGGGATACTGATGTCACTTATTCTCGGCGGACCGCTTGGATGGTTAAACCAAACGTTACTTGATTGGGTAACAGAAATGTGTAAAAACGATACAAACGTTATTATTCTAGCACTTATTTTAGGAGCAATGATTGGATTTGACCTTGGTGGACCTGTAAATAAAGCCGCTTGGATGGCTGGGAATGCGCTATTTATGAGTGGGATTTATCTACCTTCGATCATGATTAATGTCGCAATTTGTATTCCGCCACTAGGCTACGGAATTGCAACACTTTTACGTAAAAAGAATTATTCTACTACCTTTAAAGAAGCTGGAAATGGTGCGCTAATTATGGGGCTGATTGGGGTCACGGAAGGTGCGATTCCATTTACACTACGTAGCCCGGGTAAATTAATTCCGCTAAATGTGATTGCCTGTGCGATTGGTAGTGCCGTAACAATGGGACTTGGCGCTTATGTGAAAATGCCGCCAATCGGTGGGATGTATGGTTTCTTCACAATTGGTAACGGCTGGGCTTACTTAGTTGGTGGTCTAGTTGGAGCGTTTATTATCGGAATTTGCGCTAACTTATTCGTTAATTTCACAGAAGAAGAAACAGCAGCTGCAGACGACGTTTTGGACGATATCGATATTAGTTTTGACGAAATAGAGATTAAATAA
- a CDS encoding NusG domain II-containing protein, translated as MRQYMKMVRPFDFVIIVALILGSFLPLILFSVAEAKHVGDDVVAIISQDGKVIREIPLTGHKGNEQFTIKGKGAQYNLMEVDGERIRIKEDNSPDQVGVKMGWKSKAGDTIVCLPHKVFVEIKSTNKKSKDPDTDLIVPN; from the coding sequence ATGCGTCAATATATGAAAATGGTACGCCCATTTGACTTTGTAATTATTGTTGCACTGATTTTGGGTTCGTTTTTACCACTAATATTATTTTCTGTCGCGGAAGCTAAACACGTAGGCGATGACGTCGTAGCAATCATTTCACAAGATGGCAAAGTAATCCGGGAAATTCCGCTAACTGGCCATAAAGGAAATGAACAATTTACGATTAAAGGAAAAGGCGCGCAATATAATTTGATGGAAGTAGATGGCGAACGGATTCGTATTAAAGAAGACAACAGCCCAGATCAAGTAGGCGTTAAGATGGGCTGGAAATCCAAAGCCGGTGACACCATTGTTTGTTTGCCACATAAAGTATTCGTAGAAATCAAATCAACAAACAAAAAAAGCAAAGACCCCGATACAGATTTAATTGTGCCAAATTAA
- a CDS encoding DUF4064 domain-containing protein: protein MNRQTEFTLLIVGASFSIMTFLGAMAYTVIFGLNTLLVFDTSYYAGPDEAIFFGIITFVSVIAVIFALVSAIFGFVGAFKVKSGGPKVKTIAVCFIILGGLQIFTIHGILFLIAGILALNKKEYKTVSKEYETISTEDEGTKWE from the coding sequence ATGAACAGACAAACAGAATTTACATTACTTATCGTTGGTGCTTCTTTTAGCATAATGACCTTTTTAGGTGCTATGGCTTATACCGTGATTTTTGGTCTTAATACGCTGCTAGTATTTGATACAAGTTATTACGCAGGACCAGACGAAGCAATTTTCTTTGGAATAATTACTTTCGTCTCAGTGATTGCAGTGATTTTTGCGCTTGTATCCGCAATTTTTGGCTTCGTAGGTGCATTTAAAGTGAAAAGTGGCGGACCAAAGGTAAAAACAATAGCGGTTTGCTTTATAATTTTAGGTGGATTACAAATTTTCACAATCCACGGAATCTTATTCTTGATTGCAGGTATTTTAGCACTTAACAAAAAAGAATATAAAACAGTTTCTAAGGAATATGAAACAATTTCTACAGAAGATGAGGGGACGAAATGGGAATGA
- the mngB gene encoding mannosylglycerate hydrolase — protein MAKTKVHVIPHSHWDREWYFTSSRSTIYLVKHLKEVIETLEAKDSYHFYLMDAQSSLIEDYLRYCPEDKTRLEKLIAEKRLITGPWYTQTDQLVISQESIVRNLLYGTRIAREMGHSMAVGYVPDAFGQGGNMPQIYKEFGISKFLFWRGVADNRLKQTEFIWRGDDGTEMLAEQIPFGYYYGANIPENEAELKTYLDEQIGALEEKASTPNVYFPNGLDQAPVRKNLPELVAKFNELDSTREYQIASPETFFADLEKDVTDLPVIAGELTEGKHSRLHKSIFSTRADLKQANNQIENFLSNVLEPVLSISYSLGNRYPHNELAEIWKLMFENAAHDSIGGCNSDTTNRDVKHRYKLASDLATNLLDLNMRLISEKIEQKQPFQFTVFNPLPYEKSGVIKMTAYIPEDNFTVEDTQGNTLEYTILEKTDLTEYVLNQHIDLNPSRPVYLPEKVFLATMLVNVNNLPALGYDTIYFNLEKETAEQEPTQSAASKIENEFYEIQLAANNSLTIHDKKAGRTYTDQMIFVENGDDGDSYNYSPPRKDLVISSKEAVVESVESSISSVNQALTISFKLNVPYNLEERANGEKNNEMTIETVISLRKNEELIRFDVQIANQVLSHRLCVTFATEIASKFSTADQLFAPIKRPVRLPEMDVWEKEEWQEAPISIEAMQSFVSLHDESHGVAVMTEGVREYEIIGENYDTISLTLFRTFSHMGKTDLLYRPGRASGESIVATPDAQLLGEINATFALTLFESSFDEADIAKKAKEYLSNPPVYQMSDFLNGRLIYVYRDEEKTLDATYSLALPAIDGAIISAVKKAEDSDAFITRFFNPYLQKEITIPEVFQGKERHLDESKSNEKQTTLKHAKVQSYLFEK, from the coding sequence ATGGCTAAAACGAAAGTACATGTAATTCCGCATTCACATTGGGATAGAGAATGGTATTTCACTTCAAGCCGTTCGACAATTTATTTAGTGAAGCATTTAAAAGAAGTAATTGAAACTTTAGAAGCGAAAGACAGTTACCATTTTTATTTGATGGATGCTCAGAGTTCTTTAATAGAAGATTATTTACGCTACTGCCCGGAAGATAAAACTAGATTAGAAAAACTTATTGCTGAAAAACGGCTTATTACAGGGCCTTGGTATACACAAACGGATCAATTAGTTATTTCACAAGAATCGATTGTTAGAAACTTGCTTTATGGAACGAGAATTGCTCGCGAAATGGGACATAGCATGGCTGTCGGTTATGTCCCGGATGCATTCGGACAAGGCGGGAATATGCCACAAATTTATAAAGAATTCGGCATATCGAAGTTTCTGTTTTGGCGTGGGGTTGCTGATAATCGCTTGAAACAAACCGAATTTATCTGGCGCGGTGATGACGGGACGGAAATGCTAGCGGAACAAATTCCATTCGGCTATTACTACGGAGCGAACATTCCTGAAAATGAAGCCGAACTTAAAACCTATTTGGATGAACAAATTGGCGCTCTAGAAGAAAAAGCTTCAACGCCAAATGTTTATTTCCCAAACGGTTTAGACCAAGCACCGGTCAGAAAAAATTTGCCGGAATTGGTTGCGAAATTTAATGAATTAGATAGCACACGTGAATACCAAATCGCTTCACCAGAAACATTTTTCGCGGATTTAGAAAAAGATGTGACCGATTTACCAGTCATTGCCGGCGAATTAACAGAAGGAAAACATAGTCGCTTGCACAAATCGATTTTCTCTACCCGAGCTGATTTAAAACAAGCGAACAATCAAATCGAAAACTTTTTAAGCAATGTGCTGGAGCCGGTTCTTTCAATCAGCTACTCACTTGGCAACCGCTACCCACACAATGAACTCGCAGAAATTTGGAAGTTGATGTTTGAAAATGCTGCACACGATAGCATTGGTGGCTGTAATAGTGATACGACCAACCGCGACGTCAAACATCGTTACAAATTGGCTTCGGATTTAGCGACCAATTTACTCGATTTAAACATGCGCCTAATCAGCGAAAAAATCGAACAAAAACAACCGTTCCAATTTACCGTTTTCAACCCGCTTCCATACGAAAAAAGTGGCGTTATCAAAATGACCGCGTACATTCCAGAAGACAATTTCACAGTAGAAGATACGCAAGGAAATACGCTTGAGTACACCATTCTAGAGAAAACAGACCTAACCGAATATGTCTTAAATCAGCATATCGACCTAAACCCAAGCAGACCCGTTTATTTACCAGAAAAAGTCTTTTTAGCGACGATGCTAGTAAACGTAAATAACCTGCCAGCGCTAGGATACGACACCATCTACTTTAATTTAGAAAAAGAAACAGCAGAGCAAGAACCGACACAATCCGCCGCGTCAAAAATCGAAAATGAATTTTATGAAATCCAGTTAGCAGCCAACAATTCACTAACGATTCATGATAAAAAAGCGGGCAGAACCTACACCGATCAAATGATTTTTGTGGAAAATGGCGACGATGGCGATTCGTACAACTATTCTCCGCCACGAAAAGATCTTGTAATTTCATCAAAAGAAGCGGTAGTGGAAAGCGTAGAGTCTAGCATATCAAGCGTCAACCAAGCATTAACTATTTCCTTCAAGTTAAATGTACCGTATAATTTAGAAGAACGTGCAAATGGTGAAAAAAATAACGAAATGACTATCGAAACAGTAATTTCTTTACGTAAAAATGAAGAACTCATTCGCTTTGACGTCCAAATTGCTAACCAAGTATTGAGCCATCGTTTATGCGTTACTTTCGCAACCGAAATTGCTAGTAAATTCTCGACAGCGGACCAATTATTCGCGCCAATCAAGCGTCCGGTTCGTCTTCCAGAAATGGATGTATGGGAAAAGGAAGAATGGCAAGAAGCGCCAATTTCGATTGAAGCAATGCAAAGTTTTGTCAGCTTACACGATGAGTCGCACGGGGTTGCTGTAATGACGGAAGGCGTGCGCGAATACGAAATCATTGGCGAAAATTACGATACGATTTCGCTAACCCTGTTCCGCACATTTAGCCATATGGGTAAAACCGATTTACTCTATCGTCCAGGTCGGGCTTCCGGCGAGTCAATCGTTGCGACACCAGACGCACAACTACTTGGCGAAATCAATGCAACATTCGCGCTAACTTTATTCGAAAGCTCTTTTGATGAAGCGGACATCGCGAAAAAAGCAAAAGAATACTTGTCGAACCCACCAGTTTACCAAATGTCTGATTTTCTAAACGGTCGCTTGATTTATGTTTACCGCGACGAAGAAAAAACACTGGATGCGACATATAGCCTGGCACTTCCGGCAATAGACGGAGCGATTATTAGTGCAGTGAAAAAAGCCGAAGACAGCGATGCCTTCATTACGCGCTTTTTCAATCCATATTTACAAAAAGAAATTACGATTCCAGAAGTTTTCCAAGGCAAAGAACGCCACTTGGATGAAAGCAAGTCAAACGAGAAACAAACGACATTAAAACATGCCAAAGTACAAAGCTATTTATTTGAAAAATAA
- a CDS encoding InlB B-repeat-containing protein: MRIKYFKQTITIMTILSLLFMVLGIQGNNNVEAATTVAPPAPINQIFPDADLAEGIRVELQKSSVTDVVTKEELESITNLTVVAKKIASIEGLEYLTNLEFLNLNGNQITDLSPLSNLTKLTEIYIGDNKISDISPLQNLTNVTNLYLKDNDISDLSPLANLTQMYSLRLGGNSNISDLNPVRNMTRLDNLEVTESILKDLTPLADVTSLTRLSLSYNQIEDLSPLAGLTKLNNIAAYSNKITDITPVNNLTRLQYLSLGDNEITDVSPVANLQKLTSLQLANNQITNISMLEDLTNLTSLDLQHNKISDISVLGNLTHVTYLQLGYNQIVDVKIIGGLTNLTSLQLTQNHITDISPLVNLTKIQSSDFSNQMITNPERNFSKTLSVPNNITSTDGTLIAPETISNNGTYDAPNLKWSLPNYLPEVKYMFSQKIPIGTGTSNYSGFITQPLKELLDYKVTFNVEGNASEVETVTEENLIPEPTSPTQKGYTFDGWYDAETGGTKWDFATGQMPANDITLYAHFSVNNYQANFNVDGAVTNETVVYDTLLEEPTAPTKIGYTFDGWYDAATGGTKWDFTTMKMPANDVTLYAHFTLNDYHVNFVIDSKVTDEDVANDTLVPEPAMPTKQGYTFDGWYDAETGGTKWDFATMKMPANDVTLYAHFSVNNYQANFNVDGAVTNETIVYDTLLEEPTAPTKQGYTFDGWYDAETGGTKWDFATMKMPANDITLYAHFSKETPLIPDPTNGPSENSTDGPVPTNEPTKNKNLTITPKEPTSGQIIAKTETLPKTGDDTPWKDLLAGIVLSSSAFVIWRKKA, encoded by the coding sequence ATGAGAATAAAATATTTTAAGCAAACCATCACCATAATGACTATCTTGAGCCTTTTATTTATGGTGTTAGGTATTCAGGGTAATAATAATGTGGAAGCTGCAACAACGGTCGCGCCACCAGCGCCAATTAACCAAATTTTCCCTGATGCGGATTTAGCTGAGGGAATACGAGTAGAACTTCAAAAATCAAGTGTCACAGATGTAGTAACGAAAGAAGAATTAGAAAGTATTACAAATCTAACAGTAGTCGCGAAAAAAATAGCTTCTATTGAAGGCCTTGAGTATTTAACTAATTTGGAATTTTTAAATCTTAATGGAAATCAAATTACAGATCTCAGCCCGTTAAGTAATTTAACAAAACTAACGGAAATCTATATAGGTGATAATAAAATTTCTGATATTAGTCCGCTTCAAAACTTAACTAATGTAACTAACTTATATCTAAAAGACAATGATATTAGTGATTTAAGTCCACTAGCGAATTTAACCCAAATGTATAGTTTGCGTTTGGGAGGTAATTCGAATATTAGTGATTTAAACCCAGTGCGAAATATGACCCGTTTGGATAATTTAGAAGTAACAGAGTCTATATTAAAAGATTTGACGCCACTAGCTGATGTAACCAGCCTAACTCGTTTATCTTTGAGTTACAATCAAATTGAAGATTTAAGTCCGCTAGCTGGTTTGACAAAATTGAACAATATAGCAGCATATTCGAATAAAATTACTGATATTACTCCTGTGAACAATTTAACAAGACTCCAGTATTTGAGTTTAGGCGATAATGAAATTACTGATGTAAGTCCTGTGGCTAATCTGCAAAAATTAACCTCGCTGCAACTTGCAAACAACCAGATTACTAATATTAGTATGCTTGAAGATTTAACCAATTTAACTTCATTGGATTTACAACACAATAAAATTAGTGATATATCCGTTTTGGGAAATCTAACCCATGTGACTTATTTGCAGTTGGGGTATAACCAAATAGTGGATGTGAAAATAATTGGAGGATTAACTAATTTAACTAGTTTGCAGTTAACACAAAACCATATTACCGACATAAGTCCTTTAGTCAACTTAACCAAAATACAATCCTCTGACTTCTCTAATCAGATGATAACAAATCCAGAACGTAATTTTTCGAAGACACTCTCTGTTCCGAACAATATAACTAGCACAGATGGGACACTAATTGCGCCTGAAACGATTAGCAATAATGGTACCTACGACGCACCGAACTTGAAGTGGTCTTTACCGAACTATTTACCAGAAGTTAAATATATGTTCAGCCAGAAAATACCGATTGGGACAGGGACAAGTAATTATAGCGGCTTCATAACACAACCGTTAAAAGAATTACTAGACTACAAAGTCACATTTAATGTAGAAGGTAATGCAAGCGAAGTGGAAACTGTAACAGAAGAAAATCTCATTCCAGAACCTACGAGCCCAACCCAAAAAGGCTACACATTCGATGGCTGGTATGACGCAGAAACAGGCGGAACGAAGTGGGATTTCGCGACGGGACAAATGCCTGCAAATGATATCACGTTATATGCCCATTTTTCCGTCAACAATTATCAAGCGAATTTTAATGTTGATGGTGCGGTAACGAATGAAACCGTAGTTTATGATACATTGCTAGAAGAACCAACAGCACCAACCAAAATAGGCTATACTTTTGATGGTTGGTATGATGCAGCAACTGGCGGAACGAAGTGGGATTTCACAACAATGAAAATGCCCGCAAATGACGTTACGCTATATGCCCATTTTACACTTAACGACTATCATGTGAATTTTGTGATTGACAGTAAAGTAACGGATGAAGATGTGGCGAATGATACGCTAGTTCCAGAACCAGCAATGCCAACTAAACAAGGCTATACTTTTGACGGTTGGTATGACGCGGAGACTGGCGGAACGAAGTGGGATTTCGCAACGATGAAAATGCCCGCGAATGATGTTACGCTATATGCCCATTTTTCCGTCAACAATTATCAAGCGAATTTTAATGTAGATGGTGCAGTAACGAATGAAACCATAGTTTATGATACCTTGCTGGAAGAACCAACAGCACCAACCAAACAAGGCTATACTTTTGATGGTTGGTATGACGCGGAGACAGGCGGAACGAAGTGGGATTTCGCAACAATGAAAATGCCCGCGAATGATATCACTTTATACGCCCATTTTAGTAAAGAAACCCCACTCATTCCAGATCCAACAAACGGACCGAGCGAAAACTCTACGGATGGACCAGTGCCGACAAATGAACCAACTAAAAATAAGAACCTTACAATAACACCAAAAGAACCAACATCAGGACAAATCATTGCTAAAACGGAGACATTGCCAAAAACAGGTGATGATACTCCGTGGAAAGATTTACTTGCCGGAATAGTTCTTTCATCTTCCGCGTTTGTCATTTGGAGAAAAAAAGCGTAA
- a CDS encoding VOC family protein, which translates to MKIEHVALWTTNLEKMKEFYITYFDATANELYENKTKGFTSYFLSFADGARLEIMSRTDVTGQLSGENLGWAHIAISTGTKEAVDELTEKLRQDGFEIAGEPRMTGDGYYESVVLDPEGNRIEITW; encoded by the coding sequence ATGAAAATCGAACACGTAGCATTATGGACAACCAACTTAGAAAAAATGAAAGAATTTTATATTACTTATTTTGATGCAACTGCAAATGAACTATATGAAAATAAAACAAAGGGCTTCACTTCTTACTTTCTTTCGTTTGCGGACGGGGCTAGACTTGAAATTATGAGTCGGACGGACGTAACAGGTCAGCTAAGCGGCGAAAACCTAGGCTGGGCGCATATCGCTATTTCAACCGGAACAAAAGAAGCGGTAGATGAATTGACAGAAAAACTAAGACAAGATGGATTTGAAATTGCTGGTGAGCCAAGAATGACGGGCGACGGATACTATGAAAGTGTCGTGCTTGATCCAGAAGGAAATCGCATCGAAATAACATGGTAG
- a CDS encoding inorganic phosphate transporter, producing MDTVILVTIIIVIVGLAFDFINGFHDIANAVATSISTRALKPRVAIGIAAIMNFLGAISFTGVAESLTKSIVDPFSLNNGEFVVLCGLIAAVIWNLMTWLVGMPSSSSHALIGAIAGASIASASSFSVLNWSGFTTIIIALIISPILGFTVGYLIYSLFKHLFHDKKLGKMNRRFRFIQIGTAAAQAYSHGTNDAQKTMGVITLALVASGLLKESAGIPFWVQVSCAASMAIGSSVGGYRIIKTVGTKIMKITPVTGVASDLSSLSVIMTATLIQLPVSTTQVIDSSIMGVGTANHKKEVNWRTGKNMVVTWFITLPLAGLLAAVVYWISAAIFL from the coding sequence ATGGATACAGTTATTTTAGTAACAATTATTATTGTCATCGTGGGGTTAGCATTTGATTTTATAAATGGGTTTCACGACATTGCCAATGCTGTTGCCACGAGTATCTCAACTAGAGCGTTAAAACCTCGCGTAGCTATTGGAATTGCAGCAATCATGAACTTTCTGGGTGCCATTTCGTTTACTGGTGTAGCGGAGTCGCTCACAAAAAGCATAGTGGACCCGTTTTCGCTTAATAATGGGGAGTTTGTTGTTTTGTGTGGTTTAATTGCCGCAGTGATTTGGAATTTGATGACTTGGCTTGTCGGAATGCCGAGTAGTTCCTCGCATGCGCTGATTGGCGCGATAGCAGGAGCATCGATTGCATCCGCCAGCAGTTTTAGCGTGCTTAATTGGTCTGGATTTACAACAATTATTATCGCGTTAATTATCTCGCCAATTCTCGGTTTTACAGTAGGTTACTTGATTTATTCACTCTTTAAACACCTTTTTCACGACAAAAAACTTGGGAAAATGAACCGGCGCTTTCGTTTTATCCAAATTGGAACCGCGGCAGCCCAAGCATACTCACACGGAACAAATGACGCGCAAAAAACAATGGGTGTGATTACGCTTGCTCTAGTTGCGAGTGGGCTTTTGAAAGAGTCGGCTGGAATTCCTTTCTGGGTGCAAGTCAGTTGTGCGGCGTCAATGGCAATAGGTTCGTCTGTTGGTGGCTACCGGATTATCAAAACGGTCGGAACAAAAATTATGAAAATTACCCCAGTTACCGGAGTAGCATCTGATTTAAGCTCACTTTCCGTCATCATGACAGCAACCCTTATCCAGTTGCCAGTAAGTACAACGCAAGTAATTGATAGTTCGATTATGGGCGTTGGAACAGCTAATCATAAAAAAGAAGTCAATTGGCGGACTGGGAAAAATATGGTTGTTACTTGGTTTATTACGTTACCACTGGCAGGACTTTTGGCAGCAGTGGTATACTGGATATCAGCAGCAATCTTTTTATAA
- a CDS encoding DUF1149 family protein, translating to MDIVTNKIVVEKYNFETTVEANEQFENKIELEVHEVEPVDGNVELMSKGKIFKVTIPFLLVLENFRIDGRISRIIQLKDFFGDFSDLEAVDVEGISNPLIDYIKRLTYDVTEIAFDEPGISLDFNANHNG from the coding sequence ATGGATATCGTAACTAATAAGATTGTCGTAGAAAAGTATAATTTTGAAACAACAGTGGAAGCAAATGAGCAATTCGAAAACAAAATTGAATTAGAGGTCCATGAAGTAGAGCCAGTGGATGGAAATGTGGAACTTATGTCAAAAGGAAAGATTTTCAAAGTAACGATTCCTTTTTTATTAGTGCTTGAAAATTTCCGGATTGATGGTAGAATCAGCCGCATTATTCAATTGAAAGACTTTTTCGGTGACTTTTCGGATTTAGAAGCAGTCGATGTGGAAGGGATATCGAATCCTTTAATTGACTACATCAAGCGTTTAACATATGATGTAACGGAAATTGCGTTCGATGAGCCGGGAATTAGCCTAGATTTTAATGCCAATCATAATGGCTAG